The Deltaproteobacteria bacterium genome contains a region encoding:
- a CDS encoding DUF58 domain-containing protein translates to MDLRLGAAAGGPGGGEPLGPAAAARAARLLWVRSRREATSWLVGGYASAFRGGGVEFEELRPYTPGDDVRAIDWNATARSGEPWVKRFREERAHTVLVLLDVSASMAFGSGQAKLASAAYAAALVAAAAGRAGDRVGLALFSDSLRSALPPARGALHGWRLVRSIARESLRAGGATELGLAAGWALGAARRRALVVLLSDFRDPALARAVASGGSSPLAALAERHELVSIVVEDPRERALAAAGTLRLVDPERGGAPRVLGTGARRRARYAAVAEARRVALRHRLRSEGADVLALSTAEDPLRALARFFRTRVDRRRRAWR, encoded by the coding sequence TTGGACCTGCGGCTCGGCGCCGCGGCGGGCGGACCCGGGGGCGGGGAGCCGCTCGGCCCGGCGGCTGCCGCGCGCGCCGCGCGCCTGCTGTGGGTGCGCAGCCGCCGCGAGGCCACGAGCTGGCTGGTCGGCGGCTACGCGAGCGCGTTCCGGGGCGGCGGCGTCGAGTTCGAGGAGCTGCGCCCGTATACACCCGGCGACGACGTGCGCGCGATCGACTGGAACGCGACCGCGCGCAGCGGCGAGCCGTGGGTGAAGCGCTTCCGCGAGGAGCGGGCCCACACCGTCCTCGTGCTGCTCGACGTCTCGGCCTCGATGGCGTTCGGCAGCGGCCAGGCGAAGCTCGCGAGCGCCGCCTACGCGGCGGCGCTCGTGGCCGCGGCGGCAGGGCGAGCCGGGGACCGGGTGGGGCTCGCGCTGTTCTCCGACTCGCTGCGCAGCGCGCTGCCACCCGCGCGCGGCGCGCTGCATGGCTGGCGGCTCGTCCGCTCGATCGCGCGGGAGTCGCTGCGTGCGGGCGGCGCGACGGAGCTGGGGCTCGCGGCCGGCTGGGCGCTCGGAGCGGCGCGGCGCCGCGCGCTGGTCGTGCTGCTCTCGGACTTCCGCGACCCGGCGCTGGCCCGCGCGGTGGCGAGCGGCGGCAGCTCGCCGCTCGCCGCGCTCGCCGAGCGGCACGAGCTGGTGTCGATCGTGGTCGAGGATCCGCGCGAACGGGCGCTCGCCGCCGCCGGCACCCTGCGGCTCGTCGATCCCGAGCGCGGCGGGGCACCGCGCGTGCTCGGCACCGGCGCGCGGCGACGCGCCCGCTACGCCGCCGTCGCCGAGGCGCGCCGGGTCGCGCTGCGCCACCGCCTGCGCAGCGAAGGCGCCGACGTGCTCGCGCTCTCGACCGCGGAAGACCCGCTGCGCGCGCTGGCGCGCTTCTTCCGGACCCGCGTGGACCGGCGCCGGAGAGCCTGGCGATGA